TAGGCCTGAACCAAACGCAAAGCCCATGTATTTTTCTGGATCTAAGCCAAAGTTACGTACCACGTCCGGGTGTACCTGACCAGAGCCTGAAATCTCTAACCATTTGCCCTTATTCGGACCTGAGCTAAACATCATATCGATCTCAGCTGAAGGCTCAGTAAACGGAAAGAAAGAAGGACGGAAACGCACTACTAAATCATCCGTTTCAAAGAACGCACGTAAAAAGTTGGTGTACACCCCTTTTAAATCAGCGAAAGAAATATCCTCTGCAATCCAGAGGCCTTCGACCTGATGGAACATCGGGGAATGCGTTGCATCGCTATCAACCCGATAGGTACGCCCTGGAGCAATCACTTTAATTGGGGGTTTATGCATGCGCGCATAACGCACCTGCATAGGACTGGTATGAGTACGCAACAAAAATGGCAAGCCATCCTCGTCTTGCATGTCTACATAAAATGTGTCCTGCATAGAGCGAGCAGGATGATTTTCTGGATTATTTAATGCGGTAAAGTTAGTCCAGTCATTTTCGATCTCGGGACCATCTGCTACCTCAAATCCAATAGAGCGGAAAATAGCCTCAACCCGTTGCCATGTACGAATCACCGGGTGAATTCCACCCACGGTACGACCTCGCCCTGGCAAGGTGACATCAATGGCCTCTGACGCTAAGCGCTGGTTAAGCTCAGCTTGTGCTAACGCATCACGACGATCATTAAGCAACGTTTCAATTTGACGCTTGATTTGGTTGATAGCCGCACCCTGAGTTCGTTTTTCCTCGGGCGGCAACGTGGCCAAACCTTTCATCAAAGCAGTGATTTCGCCCTGTTTACCTAAAAAAGTCGCTTTGGCGTTTTCCAAAGCTGCTGCATCAATCGCTTGAGCAAAAAGCGACTGCGCGCGTTGAATCATATCGTCGGCAGGTAGTGTCATAGTCAAAGTCTATTTCCAAAAACAAACGGGCCCTAAAAGAGCCCGTTTGTACATATACAGAATCGAATCGTACGATTAAGCAGCTAGAGCCGTTTTAGCCTGAGCTACAACAGCAGCAAAACCTGCTTTATCATTTACAGCCATATCGGCTAGTACTTTACGATCTAGTTCGATGTTAGCCTTGTTCAGACCAGCGATAAACTGGCTGTATGTCAAGTCTAGTTCGCGACATGCGGCATTGATACGAGTGATCCACAATGCGCGGAATACACGTTTACGATTACGACGGTCGCGATAAGCGTACTGACCGGCTTTCATTACCGCCTGTTTTGCAACACGGTATACCGTACTGCGGCGACCACGGAAGCCTTTGGCTTCGGCTAGAACTTTTTTGTGACGAGCACGGGCGTTAACCCCACGTTTTACGCGTGACATGTATTAAACTCCAATCAAGCAAAAGGAAGCATCTGTTTGATAGATGCTACGTCAGAAGCGTGGACCTCAGCGGTACCGCGTAATTGACGTTTGTTTTTAGTGGTTTTCTTGGTCAAGATGTGACGTTTGAACGCCTGACCACGCTTGATGGAACCACTGCCACGTACTTTAAAGCGTTTGGCTGCGCCACGCTTTGATTTCATCTTAGGCATAAGAACACTCTGATAAAGTTGTGACCTATAGGTGGTGGCTAAAACCAAAGCCGCACTTGTTAACCGTCTAGGCACTTATTGTTTTTTATTAAGCCATAAGCCAATAAAAGAAAAATTATAATAGGAAACAAAAAAAATGTCTATTAAATTAAGGTTTTAGCGCACTCTGTTCACGATACTGCATTGCTAGTGCCACATGCTCCGGTAAAATCAGTGCCATTTCCTGCTGATCAGCAATAGTACGCGCTAATTTACGCATGCGTTGAATAGTACGTATTGACCATGCCCAACGTTGCATTGCATTCTCTAGTAACGCATGAGACTGATCTTGTAGAGCAGCATGCTCCTCTAGGGCCTTGCCCTGCAAGGCAGCATTCAAACAACCTTGTCGCTCGTACTGTCGTTGCCTGCATCGTTGAACACGGGCTTTTATCGACGCGGAGCTCTCTGATTGCCCTTCTTTTTGCCTTAAATCACTTTCAAAGTGTAGAGACAAATGCAAGTCAATGCGATCCAACAAAGGGCCTGATATTTTTGTTTTATAACGCAATATACGCTCAGGCGTACACTCGCAACTAATTTGCTTATGTCCATAATAACCACATGGACAAGGATTCATTGCAGCAATTAACTGAAATTTTGCTGGAAATGTCCCCCGTTGATTAGCCCGCGCCAACACAACCTCTCCGGTTTCCAACGGTTCGCGCAATGACTCTAAAACACGTCGATCAAACTCAGGGAACTCGTCCATGAACAACACCCCATGATGCGCTAAACTGACCTCGCCAGGATGGAGTCGACGCCCCCCTCCTATCATGGCAGCTACCGTACAAGAATGATGTGGCGATCTAAAAGGCGCTTGCTCTTTGAGAGCAAGCACGGAGCCTGATTGACTTGTATCCAACTGATGAATTACAGCCACCTCAAGTTGCTGTTGTGGCTCAAGGGACGGAAGTATGGTAGGCAGGCGTTGGGCCAACATGCTTTTTCCTACCCCTGGTGGGCCTGACATCAATATACTGTGGCCACCGCAAGCAGCAAGTTCAAGGGCCAAGCGGGCTTGCTGCTGCCCATGCACCTCTGACATACATAGCATCGTCTCAGTTGATGGCCTAATGGGGCTGGGGAGCGCTGCATTTAACTGTTCGCGCTCGCATAAAAAATCCACGGCTTGTGCTAGTGTTTGTATAGGGATAACAGTAAGGTCAGGCACATGAGCCGCCAAGCTCGCAGAGGCTTTCGGCAAAACAAGCTGGGCTCCTGGCATCTGCTGACGAACCCCAAAAGCAATAGCCAAAGAGCCAGCAATAGACACGACTGCCCCTGTTAGTGATAATTCACCAGCAAACACATATGAGCCCAATGCCGGTACAGCCTGCTGCCCTGCCTTATCTGTCACCAGTTGCGCCGAAGCAGCCAACACACCTAAAGCAATGGGCAAGTCAAAACGCCCTGAATCTTTAGGTAAATCAGCAGGCGCTAAATTCACCGTAATTCGTGCCGCAGGAAACTGAAAACCGCTACTTAGTATTGCTGAGCGCACCCGCTCACGGCTTTCCCTCACGCCAGTATCGGGCATACCCACTACACTAAAGGCAGGCAAGCCCTTTCCTACGTGAACCTCCACACGCACCGACGTCATTTTAAAACCAACTAAGGCACAGCTGGTTAATACAGCTAGACTCATCTCAACCCCCACAAACTAAATAATCTCTAGTATGTGTGAAGTCCCGTCTGCTGTACGCCTAACTACGACATATATCTCTTAGGTACAAGCACGTAGCATAGGCAATCGTTTATCGCCAAGTTTAGTCCTGGCTATCAGATTTACCCGTCTGAGACTCTAGTTCTTGAACTCGTTGTTCTAGGGCTGCGATACGCGCCAAAGCACGTTCTAGTAGCGCCATTTGTGTATCGAACTCATCACGCGTCAAAAGATCCATACGAGTAAAAGCCTGCCCCATGAAGGCTTTCATGTTTTTCTCTAGATCCGCAGCAGGGCTATTAGCGATCAAGTCAGAAACATTTTGCTGTAATTGGCTAAAAAAATCATTGGGTTTATTCATTGTTTTTTCCTTATTAGTAATAAGATACAGTGTAATCAAAAAAGACCGCATTTGCGGTCTTTTTCTCTACGATTGTTAATCCGCTATTACGGCTTAGCTTGTTCTACAGCCGGTAGATCCTCATTGCGTGGGGACTGTACGCCATTACCAAGCTTATCTTGAATCGCATGATCAGCAGTGGCGGCAGCATCTTTAATCGCATTGCCTGTTGCTGTGGCGGCATTAGATACGGCTTCCTTGGTCTTTTCAGCGGCCTCAGCAGCATTTGCTTTTAATCGCTCCGCCTCTGATTTAACTTGAGCCTCATTACTTTCAGCTTTTGCTTCAGCAGCGTCTTTACCCGTTTTCAGATCAGACTCAATTTCTTTTTCTTTAGCGATTACATCTTGTTTAACGGATTCAACCTTGGCCTCATTTGCTTTTTGCTGCAAGGATTTGTCTTCTGTTGCAGTAGGAGTGGCAGCAGGGGCGACAGGAGCAGTCTCGGTCACAACAGGAGAACTAGGTTGAACAGGCGCAGCTACCTCTTTACTATCATCAGAGCAAGCGGTAAGCAGTGCTACAGAAGATACAGCTAAAACAGCTAGTGTTGTACGAGTCATTTTCATATCAATCCCTTTATTTTATATAATATTGACGGGCTGTGATTCTTAGCCCTGTTACAAATCACAATTCCATTCTACCTACCCCGCTGCCTCAGGCAAGCGTTCTAATGTAATGTAGAATGACGGAAAAATTGCAATTTTTTTTAAAATAACGAGATTTATTTAATTTAAATCAAAGACTTATACTCAAAAAATCCTAAAAAAATAACATACCTCAATGTTACAATTTGCTCGGCATGTCACCTGCTAGTTACAAGTATATTAGGGTTTACACTGAATTAATGTAGTTTTTGTAGGTCTATACGTTCAGCTCGATTTAGTGCTGTCGCAACCTTTAAGCGCAAGGCTTCGGTGTGTGCGCCTAAAATCTCTTGTTTTATAGCGGGTATCTGAGAGGCAGGCATAGAGAAACAACGCAAGCCTAAACCTAATAGCATACGAGTAAGACGGATGTCCCCAGCCATCTCGCCACAAACAGAGACAGGCTTACCATAAGTCTGTGCTCTATTGATGGTGTGCGCAATTAAACGTAATACTGCCGGGTGCATCGGGTCATATAAATCAGCCACCTCGGCATCCGTCCGATCAACTGCCATCACGTACTGAATTAAATCATTGGTGCCTATAGATAAAAAATCTAAGCTTTGCGCAAAAGGCTCTATAGCAATCGCAATCGCCGGCACCTCAACCATTGCACCCAACTCAATTTGACGTGCATGTTCTATGCCATCAGCAAGTAAACTTTGTTCAGCCTGATCCAG
This Paenalcaligenes faecalis DNA region includes the following protein-coding sequences:
- the pheS gene encoding phenylalanine--tRNA ligase subunit alpha: MTLPADDMIQRAQSLFAQAIDAAALENAKATFLGKQGEITALMKGLATLPPEEKRTQGAAINQIKRQIETLLNDRRDALAQAELNQRLASEAIDVTLPGRGRTVGGIHPVIRTWQRVEAIFRSIGFEVADGPEIENDWTNFTALNNPENHPARSMQDTFYVDMQDEDGLPFLLRTHTSPMQVRYARMHKPPIKVIAPGRTYRVDSDATHSPMFHQVEGLWIAEDISFADLKGVYTNFLRAFFETDDLVVRFRPSFFPFTEPSAEIDMMFSSGPNKGKWLEISGSGQVHPDVVRNFGLDPEKYMGFAFGSGLERLTMLRYGVNDLRQFFEGDLRFLKQFNS
- the rplT gene encoding 50S ribosomal protein L20: MSRVKRGVNARARHKKVLAEAKGFRGRRSTVYRVAKQAVMKAGQYAYRDRRNRKRVFRALWITRINAACRELDLTYSQFIAGLNKANIELDRKVLADMAVNDKAGFAAVVAQAKTALAA
- the rpmI gene encoding 50S ribosomal protein L35, with product MPKMKSKRGAAKRFKVRGSGSIKRGQAFKRHILTKKTTKNKRQLRGTAEVHASDVASIKQMLPFA
- a CDS encoding YifB family Mg chelatase-like AAA ATPase, whose protein sequence is MSLAVLTSCALVGFKMTSVRVEVHVGKGLPAFSVVGMPDTGVRESRERVRSAILSSGFQFPAARITVNLAPADLPKDSGRFDLPIALGVLAASAQLVTDKAGQQAVPALGSYVFAGELSLTGAVVSIAGSLAIAFGVRQQMPGAQLVLPKASASLAAHVPDLTVIPIQTLAQAVDFLCEREQLNAALPSPIRPSTETMLCMSEVHGQQQARLALELAACGGHSILMSGPPGVGKSMLAQRLPTILPSLEPQQQLEVAVIHQLDTSQSGSVLALKEQAPFRSPHHSCTVAAMIGGGRRLHPGEVSLAHHGVLFMDEFPEFDRRVLESLREPLETGEVVLARANQRGTFPAKFQLIAAMNPCPCGYYGHKQISCECTPERILRYKTKISGPLLDRIDLHLSLHFESDLRQKEGQSESSASIKARVQRCRQRQYERQGCLNAALQGKALEEHAALQDQSHALLENAMQRWAWSIRTIQRMRKLARTIADQQEMALILPEHVALAMQYREQSALKP
- a CDS encoding accessory factor UbiK family protein, producing MNKPNDFFSQLQQNVSDLIANSPAADLEKNMKAFMGQAFTRMDLLTRDEFDTQMALLERALARIAALEQRVQELESQTGKSDSQD